One genomic window of Salvelinus alpinus chromosome 17, SLU_Salpinus.1, whole genome shotgun sequence includes the following:
- the bin2a gene encoding bridging integrator 2a isoform X2, protein MSEGHSPKGGAGVFAKRVQRQLSRGKEKVLQKFGKTVETKDERFEHCLLNLTDQQIDGNRLYKDLKHYLSSVKEMREASKRLSQSLFDVYEPDWDGEEDLGAIVEGEDLLWNDYEAKLLDQALRTMESYMSQFPDVREKVAKRGRKLVDYDSSRHHLEAMQNAKKKDDVKIAKAADEVNIAQSVFEGINRELREELPALYDSRIGCYVSVFTAISNLRDTFFKEMTTFNSDLQNVMKDLKDQHPDKVFVIKGLNRTGSLMRRSLMSPKSWKASFSDFHQSSSPGKSGTLTRDRSSLRSPSSPRYDESLTSTPAVSSRPLPIEEPSSGARDLDADSTCSEDPTAEKKPGSESRDDTTTTEGASGSGQKSGEEKLAEEEKGVKRGKSEPSSKQHPAALTESTSIVTNSHDLESVELQLSAIDTPQLTIESSVAPEDAGVHGVQNGAATDGSDSDIEATGLVQKN, encoded by the exons ATGTCAGAAGGCCACAGTCCAAAAGGAGGTGCTGGGGTCTTTGCCAAAAGAGTCCAACGGCAACTGAGCAGGGGCAAGGAGAAG GTCTTGCAGAAGTTTGGAAAGACAGTGGAGACCAAAGATGAAAGATTTGAACATTGCCTCTTAAATCTCACTGACCAACAG ATTGATGGGAACCGGTTATACAAAGACCTAAAGCATTACCTTAGTTCTGTCAAAG AAATGCGGGAAGCTTCAAAACGtctttcccagtctctgtttgaTGTCTATGAGCCGGACTGGGATGGAGAAGAGGACCTGGGGGCCATTGTAGAG GGTGAAGACCTCCTGTGGAATGATTATGAGGCGAAGCTGTTAGACCAGGCGCTTCGTACCATGGAGTCTTATATGAGCCAGTTCCCAGATGTCAGG GAGAAGGTGGCCAAACGAGGCAGGAAGCTGGTTGACTACGATTCCTCCCGTCACCACTTGGAGGCGATGCAGAATGCTAAAAAGAAAGATGATGTCAAAATAGCCAAG GCAGCTGATGAGGTGAACATAGCCCAGAGTGTCTTTGAGGGCATCAACAGAGAGCTGAGGGAGGAGCTCCCTGCTCTCTATGACAG CCGAATTGGATGCTATGTGTCAGTCTTCACAGCCATCTCAAATTTGCGGGACACCTTCTTCAAGGAAATGACTACT TTCAACAGTGATTTGCAGAATGTGATGAAGGATCTGAAGGATCAGCATCCAGACAAGGTATTTGTCATCAAGGGGTTGAATCG GACTGGCTCTCTGATGAGGCGATCTCTCATGTCCCCCAAGTCATGGAAGGCCAGCTTCTCTGACTTCCATCAGAGTTCTAGTCCAGGCAAGTCAGGCACCCTCACTAGAGACAGGTCCAGCCTCAGATCCCCTAGTAGTCCTCGCTACGATGAGTCACTCACCAGCACACCTGCAGTCTCCTCACGGCCCCTACCTATTGAAGAGCCCTCCTCAGGGGCCAGAGACCTGGATGCAGACTCCACCTGTAGTGAGGATCCTACTGCAGAGAAGAAACCTGGGTCTGAAAGCAGGGAtgacaccaccaccacagaagGGGCCTCCGGTAGTGGTCAAAAGTCAGGGGAAGAGAAATTGGCAGAGGAAGAAAAGGGTGTTAAAAGGGGAAAGTCTGAGCCTTCTTCAAAACAGCACCCTGCTGCATTAACTGAGAGTACCTCCATAGTGACAAACTCCCATGACCTGGAGAGTGTTGAGCTCCAGCTCTCGGCCATAGACACCCCCCAGCTGACCATAGAGAGCTCTGTGGCCCCTGAGGACGCTGGGGTCCATGGTGTGCAGAACGGAGCGGCTACTGATGGCTCTGATTCTGACATAGAGGCCACTGGGCTTGTCCAAAAG AACTAG
- the bin2a gene encoding bridging integrator 2a isoform X1 has product MSEGHSPKGGAGVFAKRVQRQLSRGKEKVLQKFGKTVETKDERFEHCLLNLTDQQIDGNRLYKDLKHYLSSVKEMREASKRLSQSLFDVYEPDWDGEEDLGAIVEGEDLLWNDYEAKLLDQALRTMESYMSQFPDVREKVAKRGRKLVDYDSSRHHLEAMQNAKKKDDVKIAKAADEVNIAQSVFEGINRELREELPALYDSRIGCYVSVFTAISNLRDTFFKEMTTFNSDLQNVMKDLKDQHPDKVFVIKGLNRTGSLMRRSLMSPKSWKASFSDFHQSSSPGKSGTLTRDRSSLRSPSSPRYDESLTSTPAVSSRPLPIEEPSSGARDLDADSTCSEDPTAEKKPGSESRDDTTTTEGASGSGQKSGEEKLAEEEKGVKRGKSEPSSKQHPAALTESTSIVTNSHDLESVELQLSAIDTPQLTIESSVAPEDAGVHGVQNGAATDGSDSDIEATGLVQKAEILHIQEPEDVKNTVV; this is encoded by the exons ATGTCAGAAGGCCACAGTCCAAAAGGAGGTGCTGGGGTCTTTGCCAAAAGAGTCCAACGGCAACTGAGCAGGGGCAAGGAGAAG GTCTTGCAGAAGTTTGGAAAGACAGTGGAGACCAAAGATGAAAGATTTGAACATTGCCTCTTAAATCTCACTGACCAACAG ATTGATGGGAACCGGTTATACAAAGACCTAAAGCATTACCTTAGTTCTGTCAAAG AAATGCGGGAAGCTTCAAAACGtctttcccagtctctgtttgaTGTCTATGAGCCGGACTGGGATGGAGAAGAGGACCTGGGGGCCATTGTAGAG GGTGAAGACCTCCTGTGGAATGATTATGAGGCGAAGCTGTTAGACCAGGCGCTTCGTACCATGGAGTCTTATATGAGCCAGTTCCCAGATGTCAGG GAGAAGGTGGCCAAACGAGGCAGGAAGCTGGTTGACTACGATTCCTCCCGTCACCACTTGGAGGCGATGCAGAATGCTAAAAAGAAAGATGATGTCAAAATAGCCAAG GCAGCTGATGAGGTGAACATAGCCCAGAGTGTCTTTGAGGGCATCAACAGAGAGCTGAGGGAGGAGCTCCCTGCTCTCTATGACAG CCGAATTGGATGCTATGTGTCAGTCTTCACAGCCATCTCAAATTTGCGGGACACCTTCTTCAAGGAAATGACTACT TTCAACAGTGATTTGCAGAATGTGATGAAGGATCTGAAGGATCAGCATCCAGACAAGGTATTTGTCATCAAGGGGTTGAATCG GACTGGCTCTCTGATGAGGCGATCTCTCATGTCCCCCAAGTCATGGAAGGCCAGCTTCTCTGACTTCCATCAGAGTTCTAGTCCAGGCAAGTCAGGCACCCTCACTAGAGACAGGTCCAGCCTCAGATCCCCTAGTAGTCCTCGCTACGATGAGTCACTCACCAGCACACCTGCAGTCTCCTCACGGCCCCTACCTATTGAAGAGCCCTCCTCAGGGGCCAGAGACCTGGATGCAGACTCCACCTGTAGTGAGGATCCTACTGCAGAGAAGAAACCTGGGTCTGAAAGCAGGGAtgacaccaccaccacagaagGGGCCTCCGGTAGTGGTCAAAAGTCAGGGGAAGAGAAATTGGCAGAGGAAGAAAAGGGTGTTAAAAGGGGAAAGTCTGAGCCTTCTTCAAAACAGCACCCTGCTGCATTAACTGAGAGTACCTCCATAGTGACAAACTCCCATGACCTGGAGAGTGTTGAGCTCCAGCTCTCGGCCATAGACACCCCCCAGCTGACCATAGAGAGCTCTGTGGCCCCTGAGGACGCTGGGGTCCATGGTGTGCAGAACGGAGCGGCTACTGATGGCTCTGATTCTGACATAGAGGCCACTGGGCTTGTCCAAAAG GCAGAAATATTGCATATCCAGGAGCCAGAGGATGTGAAAAACACTGTGGTTTAA
- the LOC139542394 gene encoding uncharacterized protein, translated as MLEYQLLFQNLLDMIMGSTIVKCAATDLGIQWAGWAIAAALKTEKFYDLAGSGTFILLAHLSRYWGGTRHLRQNVQTGLVTAWGVRLGTFLFMRILKDGQDRRFNNVRDSPGTFFVYWSVQAVWVFMTLLPTLILNSEQRDEPLGLRDYLGWGIWGLGFATEAIADQQKWLFKGDPDNAGKFIQSGLWGYSRHPNYLGEILQWSGLFLSASSVMKGPQYASVLSPLFVWFLLRHVSGIPILEKQATKKWGSDPAFQNYVKNTPLLWPIPKF; from the exons ATGTTGGAATACCAGTTGTTGTTTCAGAATTTACTGGACATGATAATGGGCAGTACGATAGTGAAATGTGCAGCTACAGACCTGGGAATCCAGTGGGCTGGATGGGCCATAGCAGCAGCTCTCAAAACCGAGAAGTTCTATGACTTAGCAG GGTCTGGCACATTTATATTACTCGCCCACCTGAGTCGCTATTGGGGAGGGACTCGTCATTTGAGGCAAAATGTGCAGACCGGATTGGTGACAGCATGGGGAGTAAG GCTTGGAACATTCCTCTTCATGCGGATCTTGAAGGACGGCCAGGATCGCAGGTTTAACAATGTCAGAGACAGCCCAGGGACATTCTTTGTGTACTGGAGTGTTCAAG CTGTTTGGGTGTTCATGACCCTCCTACCTACTCTCATCCTGAACAGTGAACAGCGAGATGAGCCATTGGGCCTGAGGGACTACCTGGGCTGGGGGATATGGGGCCTTGGCTTTGCCACGGAGGCCATTGCTGACCAGCAGAAGTGGTTATTCAAAGGAGACCCAGATAATGCT GGAAAGTTCATCCAGAGTGGGCTGTGGGGCTACAGCAGACACCCTAACTACCTCGGGGAGATACTCCAGTGGTCTGGACTCTTCCTCTCCGCCTCGTCAGTGATGAAGGGTCCCCAGTATGCTAGTGTGCTATCTCCTCTGTTTGTCTGGTTCCTGCTGCGTCACGTCAGTGGCATTCCCATCCTGGAGAAGCAGGCCACGAAGAAGTGGGGCTCAGACCCTGCATTCCAGAACTACGTCAAGAACACTCCTCTCCTTTGGCCAATTCCCAAGTTCTGA